One window of Pseudomonadota bacterium genomic DNA carries:
- a CDS encoding FAD-dependent oxidoreductase: protein MTGEVTTQSGAKELPRSARVVIVGGGVIGCSVAYHLTKLGISDVVLLERRQLTCGTTWHAAGLVGQLRGSQRMTQLARYTAELYRGLEAETGQATGFKQTGSISIATNEARFEELKRNASMAKIFDLQVDVIGPEEVKERYPLINVKDVLGAVYIPSDGKANPVDVTQALAKGARTGGALIRENCKVLAIHHDGERVTGVHTDAGEIAAETVVLCAGMWTRDLAATIGVNVPLHACEHFYIVTEAFDGVTPDLPVLRDYDACAYYKEDAGKILLGAFEPHAKPWGMDGIPEDFSFDELPEDFDHFEPILTQAMHRMPALADVGIQTFFCGPESFTPDVRYHLGAVPELANCFVAAGFNSIGIQSAGGVGQVLAEWIRDGSPPPDLWEVDVRRNLPFQSNRQYLRQRVSESLGLLYAMHWPFHQAETGRGARCSPVHDRLVARGACHGVAFGWERPNWFAPKGTDARYEYSYGRQNWFGPSAEEHAAVREAVGLLDQCSFAKFRLQGRDACRVLDQVAANHIDVALGRVVYTQWLNERGGIEADLTVTRLAADDFLIVTSGEFQIRDFHWLKRHIPDSAHAVLTDVTSGLSMLGVMGPQARDLLQSLSPDDLSNDGFPFGTSREIELGFAMVRASRISYVGELGWELYIPSEFTTGVFDVLVEAGESYGLRQIGMHAMNSLRIEKAYRHYGHDITDADTPLEGGLGFAVKFDKPGGFIGRDALKRQRETGLSNRLVQFLLTDPDPMLYHNEPIWRDGELAGYVRSAMYGHTLGGAVALGYVENPDGVDSDYVNCGTYEIEIAGVRSPATASLRPLYDPKSARIKA from the coding sequence ATGACAGGTGAAGTGACAACCCAGAGCGGCGCCAAAGAGCTGCCGCGTTCGGCGCGGGTTGTCATTGTCGGTGGCGGCGTCATTGGCTGTTCTGTCGCCTATCATTTGACCAAGCTCGGCATTTCGGATGTTGTTCTATTGGAGCGCCGCCAACTGACCTGCGGCACCACCTGGCACGCTGCCGGTCTGGTCGGCCAATTGCGCGGCTCACAGCGCATGACCCAGTTGGCGAGATACACCGCCGAGCTGTACCGCGGCCTTGAAGCTGAAACCGGCCAGGCCACCGGATTCAAACAAACTGGTTCGATCTCGATTGCCACCAATGAGGCGCGCTTTGAAGAGCTTAAGCGCAACGCCTCGATGGCCAAGATATTCGATCTTCAGGTCGATGTGATCGGCCCTGAAGAGGTTAAGGAGCGCTACCCGCTGATCAACGTCAAAGACGTGCTCGGCGCCGTCTATATCCCGTCCGATGGCAAGGCCAATCCAGTTGATGTTACCCAGGCGCTAGCCAAGGGCGCGCGCACCGGCGGCGCGCTGATCCGCGAGAATTGCAAAGTACTGGCTATCCACCATGACGGCGAGCGCGTCACCGGCGTGCACACCGACGCCGGCGAGATTGCGGCCGAGACGGTGGTGCTGTGCGCCGGCATGTGGACGCGTGACCTGGCCGCAACAATCGGCGTCAATGTGCCGCTCCATGCGTGCGAGCATTTTTATATTGTGACCGAGGCTTTTGACGGCGTCACGCCGGACCTGCCGGTGCTGCGCGACTATGACGCCTGCGCTTACTACAAAGAGGATGCGGGAAAAATTCTACTTGGCGCCTTCGAGCCGCACGCCAAGCCATGGGGCATGGACGGCATCCCAGAGGATTTTAGCTTCGATGAACTGCCCGAGGATTTCGATCATTTCGAGCCGATCCTGACCCAGGCGATGCACCGCATGCCGGCGCTCGCCGATGTCGGCATCCAAACGTTCTTCTGCGGCCCTGAAAGCTTTACCCCGGATGTGCGCTACCATCTCGGCGCGGTGCCCGAACTCGCCAATTGCTTCGTCGCCGCCGGCTTCAACTCGATCGGCATTCAGTCCGCCGGCGGCGTCGGCCAGGTACTCGCTGAATGGATTCGCGACGGAAGCCCGCCGCCGGACCTGTGGGAAGTCGATGTCAGGCGCAATCTGCCATTCCAAAGCAATCGTCAATATCTGCGCCAGCGCGTCAGCGAATCGCTCGGCCTGTTATACGCCATGCATTGGCCGTTTCATCAGGCCGAGACCGGACGCGGCGCGCGCTGTTCGCCGGTGCATGACCGACTGGTTGCGCGCGGTGCCTGCCATGGCGTTGCTTTCGGCTGGGAACGACCCAACTGGTTCGCCCCCAAAGGCACCGATGCGCGCTATGAATATAGCTATGGCCGCCAAAATTGGTTCGGCCCTTCAGCCGAGGAACATGCCGCAGTGCGCGAGGCGGTCGGTCTTCTGGACCAATGTTCGTTCGCCAAATTCCGCCTTCAGGGCCGCGATGCCTGTCGCGTGCTGGATCAGGTTGCGGCCAACCATATCGATGTGGCACTGGGGCGTGTGGTCTATACCCAATGGCTCAACGAGCGTGGCGGTATCGAGGCCGACCTGACAGTCACCCGGCTCGCCGCCGATGATTTTCTTATCGTCACCTCCGGTGAATTCCAGATACGTGATTTCCACTGGCTCAAACGCCATATTCCGGACAGCGCTCATGCAGTGCTAACCGACGTCACGTCCGGCCTCTCCATGCTCGGCGTGATGGGGCCGCAGGCGCGCGATCTGCTGCAATCGCTGAGTCCGGACGATCTTTCCAACGACGGTTTTCCGTTCGGCACCAGTCGCGAGATCGAGCTTGGCTTCGCTATGGTGCGAGCGTCGCGCATTAGTTATGTCGGCGAGCTCGGCTGGGAGCTTTACATCCCGAGCGAATTTACCACCGGCGTCTTCGATGTTCTGGTCGAGGCCGGGGAATCGTACGGGCTGCGCCAAATCGGCATGCATGCGATGAATTCGCTGCGCATCGAAAAGGCGTACCGCCATTACGGCCACGACATCACCGACGCCGACACGCCGCTCGAAGGCGGACTCGGCTTTGCCGTCAAGTTCGACAAGCCAGGCGGCTTCATCGGCCGCGACGCGCTCAAGCGCCAGCGCGAGACGGGGTTGAGCAACCGCCTGGTTCAATTCCTGCTCACCGACCCCGATCCGATGCTCTATCACAATGAGCCAATCTGGCGTGACGGGGAGCTGGCCGGCTACGTACGCTCGGCAATGTACGGCCATACGCTCGGCGGTGCTGTTGCTCTGGGCTATGTCGAGAACCCGGACGGCGTCGATTCCGACTATGTGAATTGCGGCACCTACGAAATCGAAATCGCCGGCGTGCGTTCTCCGGCGACCGCGTCGCTGCGCCCGCTCTACGATCCAAAATCCGCGCGCATCAAGGCGTAA
- a CDS encoding GMC family oxidoreductase N-terminal domain-containing protein has product MRQATRFDYVIVGAGSAGCVLAARLSEDSNTRVALVEAGGPADDPAIADPARWPFLAGASCDWNYKTHAQAHTAGRRHDWPRGKVIGGTSCLNAMAHVRGHPADFDCWVEDGCPGWGYADLLPYFIRSETSSFAASPYHGVAGPVSLLTPEHPNPLTQSFLAAGEECGFKPTEEHNGARLTGPTLNTLTIVDGQRQSVADAYLAPAMGRENLTVLVHCRARRLLFASGDHCRGIEVDQYGERLEITAEQSVILAAGAIGSPALLLRSGIGPAQDLRDVGIACRIDLPGVGRNLQDHLLGAGNLYAAARPVPPSRYQHSEALLYARLADQEGAPELVVACVLLPAVTECFNAPAVGAAYTLMFGFTHPASRGVIRLVSDDPDSPPLIDPAYLSAPQDLTRFAASLDLARRIGSAKALAEWRQSELLPGPSVKTDPGRRDFLQRAAHTHHHPVGTCRMGTDSGAVVGPGLRLRGADGLYVVDGSAMPSLTTGPVNAVIVAIAERASDIIRDRVPLAPIFSVRSD; this is encoded by the coding sequence ATGCGACAGGCAACTCGGTTCGATTACGTGATCGTCGGCGCCGGCAGCGCGGGCTGTGTACTCGCCGCCCGGCTCAGCGAAGACAGCAACACGCGCGTCGCTCTTGTCGAGGCCGGCGGGCCGGCGGATGACCCAGCCATCGCCGATCCGGCGCGTTGGCCGTTCCTCGCCGGCGCGTCGTGCGATTGGAACTACAAAACGCACGCCCAAGCGCACACCGCCGGGCGCCGGCATGATTGGCCGCGCGGCAAGGTTATCGGCGGCACCAGCTGCCTGAACGCGATGGCACATGTGAGAGGGCACCCGGCAGATTTCGACTGCTGGGTTGAAGACGGTTGCCCGGGTTGGGGATACGCCGATCTCTTGCCATATTTCATCCGCTCTGAAACCAGCAGCTTCGCCGCCTCGCCATATCATGGCGTAGCGGGCCCGGTCTCCCTTCTCACCCCAGAGCACCCGAACCCGTTAACCCAAAGTTTTTTGGCCGCCGGCGAAGAATGCGGCTTCAAGCCAACGGAAGAGCATAACGGAGCACGGCTGACCGGGCCGACTCTCAACACACTGACTATTGTCGACGGTCAACGGCAAAGCGTTGCCGATGCCTATTTGGCTCCGGCTATGGGGCGGGAAAATCTCACTGTCCTCGTACATTGCCGGGCGCGGCGCCTTCTGTTCGCGAGCGGCGACCACTGCCGGGGTATCGAAGTAGACCAGTATGGGGAGCGCCTGGAAATAACCGCTGAGCAATCGGTTATTCTTGCCGCGGGTGCCATCGGCTCGCCCGCTCTGCTGTTGCGTTCCGGCATCGGGCCGGCCCAGGATTTGCGCGATGTCGGCATAGCGTGCCGTATCGATCTGCCGGGCGTCGGCCGCAATTTGCAGGATCATCTGCTTGGCGCCGGCAATCTCTACGCCGCGGCCCGGCCGGTGCCGCCGTCGCGCTATCAACATTCGGAAGCGCTGCTCTATGCCCGTCTTGCAGATCAGGAAGGCGCGCCCGAACTGGTGGTCGCCTGCGTCTTGCTGCCGGCGGTGACCGAATGTTTCAACGCTCCGGCGGTGGGCGCTGCGTACACTTTGATGTTCGGCTTCACCCACCCCGCAAGCCGGGGGGTCATTCGCCTGGTTTCGGACGATCCTGATTCGCCGCCGCTCATCGACCCGGCTTACCTCAGTGCGCCGCAAGACCTCACAAGGTTTGCCGCGTCATTGGATTTGGCACGCCGCATCGGTAGCGCCAAGGCACTCGCAGAGTGGCGCCAGAGTGAGTTGCTGCCCGGCCCGTCGGTCAAAACCGATCCGGGGCGGCGCGATTTTCTACAGCGCGCCGCCCATACCCATCACCATCCTGTTGGTACCTGCCGCATGGGAACGGATAGTGGGGCGGTGGTGGGGCCGGGTCTCAGACTACGCGGTGCCGACGGACTTTATGTCGTCGATGGTTCGGCGATGCCGAGCCTCACCACCGGGCCGGTCAATGCCGTGATTGTCGCTATCGCCGAGCGCGCCAGCGACATCATTCGAGATCGCGTGCCGCTTGCGCCGATTTTTTCCGTCCGCTCGGATTGA
- a CDS encoding choline dehydrogenase, with the protein MSPPNSYDYVIVGAGSAGCTLANRLSADPGVSVLVLEAGGWDRDPWIHIPLGWGKILQGRLHDWGYYCEPEDNVNGRRVECARGKVIGGSSSTNAMAYVRGNPADYDGWAASGLSEWSYAHALPYFQKQETWEGGGGDYRGGSGPLGTQFCRYRDPLVEAFAAAGQAAGFGWTDDYNGAKQEGFGRLQMTIRNGRRSSGASAYLRPVLRRQNLSIKTRALTTRVNFEGGTATGVDYVKDGQTHSVRAEREVILAGGVINTPQLLMLSGIGDAAELKAQGIPVEVALPGVGKNLRDHVSVVLLYQRREPGPFHRNMRADRIVRELAKAYLFGKGFAADVPGGVVAFLKSGPDVVLPDLQYLFTAAPFGAGPYFKPFKQPFADGFATRLVMLQPESRGTVSLVSADPTAHPRIWQNFLARDADWRTLRAGVRIARDIAAQSPLAPFIAKEIMPGSDKVSDEAIDEVIRNTAITVHHPLGTCRMGTDDDEMAVVDPELRVRGTQGLRVVDASVMPTLVRGNINAAVVMIAEKAADLIAGRGVLAPRN; encoded by the coding sequence ATGAGTCCGCCCAACAGCTACGACTATGTAATTGTCGGGGCGGGCTCGGCGGGCTGTACCTTGGCGAATCGACTGTCGGCCGATCCCGGTGTCAGCGTGCTGGTGCTGGAAGCCGGCGGCTGGGACCGCGATCCGTGGATACATATTCCGCTTGGTTGGGGCAAGATATTGCAGGGTCGGCTGCATGATTGGGGGTATTATTGTGAGCCCGAAGACAATGTAAATGGCCGCCGGGTGGAGTGCGCGCGCGGCAAGGTTATCGGTGGCTCATCGTCAACCAATGCCATGGCTTATGTGCGCGGCAATCCGGCGGATTACGATGGTTGGGCTGCATCAGGCCTCAGCGAATGGTCCTATGCCCATGCCTTGCCATATTTCCAAAAGCAGGAAACCTGGGAAGGCGGCGGCGGTGATTATCGCGGCGGGTCGGGACCGCTGGGCACGCAATTCTGCCGTTACCGCGACCCGCTGGTCGAAGCCTTCGCTGCGGCCGGCCAGGCAGCCGGTTTCGGCTGGACCGATGACTATAATGGAGCAAAGCAGGAGGGCTTCGGGCGCTTGCAAATGACCATTCGGAACGGCCGGCGGTCGAGCGGTGCGTCCGCTTATTTGCGCCCGGTGTTGCGGCGGCAAAACCTCTCCATCAAGACCCGGGCGTTGACCACGCGCGTCAATTTCGAAGGCGGCACCGCGACCGGGGTGGACTATGTGAAAGACGGCCAAACCCACTCGGTGCGGGCGGAGCGCGAAGTGATTCTCGCGGGCGGGGTGATCAATACGCCGCAATTGCTGATGCTCTCGGGCATTGGCGATGCGGCTGAGTTGAAGGCGCAGGGCATCCCGGTTGAAGTGGCGCTGCCAGGTGTCGGCAAGAATTTGCGCGACCATGTGTCGGTTGTCCTCCTATATCAACGCCGCGAGCCAGGACCGTTCCACCGCAACATGCGCGCCGATCGAATCGTCCGCGAACTCGCCAAGGCCTATTTGTTCGGCAAGGGATTTGCCGCCGACGTGCCGGGCGGCGTTGTCGCCTTTTTGAAGAGTGGGCCCGATGTTGTATTGCCAGATCTGCAATATCTTTTCACCGCCGCGCCGTTCGGCGCCGGGCCCTATTTCAAACCCTTCAAGCAGCCGTTTGCCGATGGCTTTGCCACCCGCCTGGTCATGCTGCAGCCGGAAAGCCGCGGCACGGTGAGCCTGGTTTCAGCCGACCCGACGGCGCATCCTCGCATCTGGCAGAATTTTCTTGCCCGTGATGCCGATTGGCGGACACTCCGTGCTGGCGTGCGGATTGCCCGCGACATCGCTGCGCAGAGCCCGCTCGCGCCATTCATCGCCAAGGAAATTATGCCCGGCAGTGATAAGGTTTCGGATGAAGCGATCGACGAAGTGATCCGCAACACAGCGATCACCGTGCACCATCCTCTCGGCACCTGCCGCATGGGGACCGATGACGACGAAATGGCCGTGGTGGACCCAGAACTGCGGGTTCGCGGTACTCAGGGCCTGCGTGTCGTTGACGCCTCAGTGATGCCGACACTCGTGCGTGGCAATATCAACGCCGCAGTGGTCATGATCGCAGAAAAGGCGGCGGACCTCATCGCCGGGCGTGGCGTTTTAGCGCCGCGCAATTGA
- a CDS encoding DUF3095 domain-containing protein, with translation MTTDPTKSGNSDLFYNELEPFYEFGEFVELDAYLPLPDDWIVMLTDVQGSTRAIEAGLYKNVNMVGAASITALLNICGDIEAPFVFGGDGGTVVVPGSLREAACDALVGLRAMSQETFGLTLRVGAIPVADLRAQGVDVRVRKLELSVGNYLAMFTGGGIDLCDSLLKNSPPGSPYLLESRSEVGEPDLEGLSCRWEPLAPQNGLMMTIMIQGTNRNPADESGLLSDVLLKIRDLLGYHLQESAPASAGSMKFRWPPRGLGLEARATAGDRSFLKSYFAVWISSLIQFWCERFDRHAGSYNAPIYRDELRTNTDFRKYDGVLRMVLDVSEDQAERIETYLKHEQDNGHLVYGVHLARAALMTCLVFNMAQSEHVHFIDGSDGGFAMAARGFKSALAARA, from the coding sequence ATGACCACAGACCCTACCAAATCCGGAAATTCCGACCTGTTCTATAACGAGCTGGAGCCGTTCTACGAATTCGGCGAGTTTGTCGAGCTGGACGCCTATCTGCCGTTGCCCGACGATTGGATCGTCATGCTTACCGATGTTCAGGGATCAACCCGGGCAATCGAGGCGGGGCTCTACAAGAATGTGAATATGGTGGGGGCGGCCTCGATCACGGCTCTCCTCAACATCTGCGGCGACATCGAAGCGCCATTTGTGTTCGGCGGGGACGGGGGAACGGTCGTCGTACCCGGCTCGTTGCGCGAAGCTGCCTGCGATGCGCTCGTGGGCCTCAGGGCGATGTCGCAGGAAACTTTCGGCTTAACATTGCGTGTCGGCGCGATACCGGTTGCGGATTTGCGGGCGCAGGGCGTCGACGTGCGGGTTCGTAAATTAGAGCTCAGTGTGGGAAACTACCTGGCCATGTTCACCGGTGGCGGCATCGATCTTTGTGACAGTCTGTTGAAGAACTCTCCACCGGGTAGCCCGTACCTGCTTGAGTCCCGATCCGAAGTTGGCGAACCCGACCTTGAAGGCTTGTCGTGCCGCTGGGAACCGCTGGCGCCGCAAAACGGACTCATGATGACGATCATGATTCAAGGCACCAACCGCAACCCGGCGGACGAAAGCGGATTGCTGAGCGACGTCTTACTGAAGATCAGGGATTTACTCGGCTATCACCTGCAAGAATCGGCCCCGGCGAGCGCCGGCTCCATGAAATTTAGATGGCCACCGCGCGGCCTTGGGTTGGAAGCGCGCGCCACGGCCGGCGACCGGTCGTTCTTGAAGAGCTACTTCGCCGTTTGGATCTCGTCTCTGATCCAGTTTTGGTGCGAACGATTCGATCGCCACGCCGGATCGTACAATGCGCCTATTTACCGAGACGAGCTTCGTACAAACACCGACTTTCGAAAATATGACGGCGTTCTACGGATGGTGCTGGATGTAAGTGAAGATCAAGCCGAGCGCATCGAGACATATCTAAAGCACGAACAGGATAACGGGCATCTCGTTTACGGCGTTCACCTTGCCCGTGCCGCCTTGATGACCTGCCTGGTGTTCAACATGGCGCAAAGCGAACATGTGCATTTTATCGATGGTTCGGACGGCGGGTTCGCAATGGCGGCGCGGGGATTTAAGTCCGCTCTCGCCGCGCGCGCCTAA
- a CDS encoding amino acid synthesis family protein — protein MTVRKTIFVKERITAEAGSPALRPVCRVAAIAVIDNPFAGKFEMDLSKLFDTALAIGEELMPQAVAMLDGAPVAYGKSAIVGVNGDVEHAAAVLHPTLGKPMRAAVGGGESIIPHTAKVGSAGASIDVPLANKDNIWSFDEFETITVTVADAPRPNEIIIVMAVSDGGRPHPRIGKGRAVT, from the coding sequence ATGACGGTAAGAAAAACTATATTTGTTAAAGAGCGGATCACCGCCGAGGCGGGCAGCCCGGCGCTTCGTCCGGTGTGCCGGGTTGCCGCCATTGCGGTGATCGACAATCCCTTTGCCGGGAAGTTTGAAATGGATTTGTCGAAATTGTTCGACACCGCCCTGGCAATCGGTGAAGAGCTGATGCCCCAGGCGGTGGCGATGCTTGACGGCGCGCCGGTGGCATATGGAAAATCAGCGATCGTCGGGGTTAACGGCGACGTCGAACATGCTGCGGCGGTGCTTCACCCAACTCTCGGAAAACCCATGCGCGCCGCCGTCGGCGGCGGTGAATCGATCATCCCCCATACGGCCAAGGTGGGTAGCGCCGGCGCGTCGATCGATGTGCCACTCGCCAACAAGGACAATATCTGGTCGTTCGATGAATTCGAAACGATCACCGTCACTGTGGCCGATGCACCGCGGCCCAATGAAATCATAATTGTAATGGCGGTCTCCGATGGCGGCCGGCCGCATCCGCGTATCGGCAAAGGGCGCGCAGTCACATAA